AGGTAGAGATCACCGAGGGCAGCAAAGGAACTCTGCCCGAGGATTCTCTCCACCCGACCCAGGTGATAGAGGTTTCGCGCTTTGTCCTCTTCTTTGTAAGAGCGAAAGAGCTCTTCATAGAGGTAACCCGACACTTTGAGCAAATTGACCAAATAGGGGTGTGAATCCGAAGGCCCTCGATAACCTTCCAGATCTTTAAGCAGTTTATCCGTATAGGCGGCGATCTGCTTGGCATCCTTGGGCACAGGATTCTTTTTGTCTTCCTCCTGCCAGTTGGCAAAGGACTGCTTCCAGGCCTCCACCTCACGAACAATGCCGATAGGTAGTTCTTTATTCTTTAAATCCTCTGCAAGATTGGCAACCGCCTCACCAGGGTCTCTCTTCACACGAGCATAAACCAGCATCTTGCGCCGATAGATATCTCGCAAATCCCCTTCCTGAAGAACTGACTTTGGGTACTCGCGAATCAAATAATTGTAAATATTCAGACTGTAGTCATAGCGACGAGTGACATAATAGAAATCGGCAGTGCGCCTGACATCCCGCGGATCTCGGGCGAGGATGTCCTTCTTCCAATCCAATTTAGGCATGCCCTTCTGAGGCAAGTGGGTGTGGCAGCTAATGCAAAATTCAGTGGCCATACGAACGCCCTGATAGGCCCTGGTGATCTCTCCCAAGTCAAAGGACTCCCGGGTGTCGGCAATGTGTTGACGAAAAAGCTCCACCGTTGCCCTGTGGCCTTCGCCAATCATCACGTCCTGACTGTTGGGATTCTTCAATCGGGCCTCAACTTCAGACAGCACCAACCGAATGGTTTTGCGGTTTTTCTTGTCAGAGAATTCCAACTCAGATGTGAGGGCCGGGCGCAGCTCCACCAGTCTTTCGTAAAAGAAATGCATGATGGCGCGAATATCATCTCCACCACCAGGACGCAGTTTAGGCTGCTCTTTCATAATGGTCTTAGCCTTAGTGCCCGCCATGGATACGGAAGGCAAAATGGCACACGTCAGGAGACCCAGGATAATCGTTTTCGCCCCGCCCCTAGCTTTCACTCTTTATACCGCCATCTTTTGATAGGAGTTAAGGTATTCATCCAATTTCATCACTCGAAATTTCCCATCATCCGGGTCATGAAGAAGTTGGGACAAGATGTAAAGGGCATCGGTGGTGGTAAAAATCCCGCGCACTCTCTTGTTGGATCCTTCAATCACCACGCAACCGAATTTGTGTTCGGCCATGGCTTTCGCCACGGTGGCCAGGGTTTCAGAAGCTTGCACCACATAGGGGTCTTCACTCATGGCATCGCGTACGGACAAGTCGTTGGTTTTTTTCAGCGATATCGCCCGGTAAATGTCCCGGTCACTCAACACACCAACCAACTTCTCACCTTCCACCACCGGCAAATGGCGCATTCCCCAGGCGCGCATGATTTCCTGGGCATCGAGAAGACCCACGTTGGACTCAATTGTTATTGGATCGCTCACCATGGAATCTCCCACGTTTGTTGGTTTATTCATCCAGACCTCCTCTTTGTTGGCCTACCAAAGTGCAAGGCCCGTTCCCCTCTTGTCGCTCTCTATTGTATCTCTGATGATGAGCTATACCAACGCGCCCCGCACCCCTTTTCTCGATCGGGGCAATATGTCACTGGACCAAGGTTAGTGGCCCGCCCTGGCCCAGGGGCCCAGGTACCAATTACCTTTTCCGGCAAGGTGCTTGGTATAATCTCCAAGTACCTTGCCGGAAAAGGTAATTGGTACCTAATCTATTGAAGACAGCCCTAGGACGCTGCCACAGCCATGGGGAAAATTGATTTATTGGGCTTTTACTTCGCCTCCTGGCCCCATTTACAGGGTTTTTGTTGGCCTTAACCCAAAGTGGCCCCTACAATTGGGCCACATGCTGGCTCGAAAGCTTTTTATTTTCTTTCTCGCGTTTTCGGTGATCTTCCAAACCCCAGCTTTTGCTCAAGGCAAAGGAACGTTGCCTTCTCTTTCCCAAGCAAACCTCACAACTGTTGATGATGTCCAAAAAGCCTATCCTCATGCTCGCGTTCAAACAGTGACCGTCGCAGAGCTTGAGGCGATCAAAAGACAACTGGTGGCTCAGACCAATCAGGACGGACAGCCGGTGACACCTGTGGAACCTCCTCCACCGCTGCCACCAGAGCCGCCAAAAAAAATCAGCTCTTCGACTGAGGAGTGGAATGAGTGCCGCTACTATGAGTCTTTGTTTTACTACCATGAGGCCACCGAAGACGCAGAGGGCATTCCTCTCGACCGGCGAGGCGCTAAAGAACCCAAGTTCAACTTTGACAGTGACTTTTCCTTTAAGGGCGACAAAGATTTTTTGATCATTGTCGCTGTCATTGGTATTGTGATTGTCGCGGCCCTCGTCGTCTATGCGGGGGCCTATCTCTATCAATCCTTTGCCAACAAACTGGCCTGCAAATCCTGGGATGAGCTGGGCTTTCGCTACACCAATATTTTCGACGACAACGACACCCAGGTACGAGATGGAGAATTGAAGGGTCTCTATTATTCCCGTGGCTATTACTTCCCCAGCGGGGTCATGGGACTGACCGCCGAAGTCGGTCAGTTTAAACTGGATCTTAAGGTCAATGGCACGGGTGATACGCGAAATTACTCGGGCCCTTACTTTCTCGTCGGTCCTACCTTTACTTTTCCCATCACCGCCCTTGATCGACAGTACTTTGCCATTGAACTCCTAGGGGGCACCACCACCGAAAGCAAGATTGGCCTGATGAGCACCCTGCGCTTTTCTTTGGGCTTTAACTTTGGCCCCAACGTAGGACTTTCCATCGGCACTGGTGCGGCCTTCATCAAGGTCAAGGAGTTCGACTCCTATCTAGCGAGTCACGACGATCTCAACTTCATGACTGGCTTCAAAACCACCGTCCGCTTCTAATTGGTACCAAGTCCCTTTAATTGTTAGTCCACAAAATCCTTTATCAGTGAGGTCGGTCCTTTGCCGACCATTCTCCGCAAATCCTCACGCGCCTTTCGGCCGCAGGCGTGTCTTCGGAGCGCGTCAGCAAGCCGCCGCACCCCGGATACACCCATGCGCGACGGCGGAGGATTCGGATTTCCGGGAATGGCTCGGCAATCGGACCTATTCCCGGACAAAGGCAGAACACAGTTTTGTGGACTAACAATTAAAGGGACTTGGTACCCTTGATCGAGATGCTTCGCGTTAGCGATTTTTCACCAATAGCGAATATTCGCTTGATAAAACCACTATATTTTTGAGATGAAGGTCTAGTCGCGCATCGACTATACAAAAGGGGGATCACGTCCATGAATCATAAGGAAGAACTAGAGATTCTATGTCTGAACCCATCAGACCAGGAGCTCCTACCCGAACCACTTCTCAACCATATCGTTCATCTTCATCGCAGCTTGGAGAAAGACCGCCAGCTGCTGTTAAAGAGACGCCACCATCAACAACAAAAATTCGACCAAGGGGAACTCCCCCAGTACGTCCAAGATCACCCGGCTCAATTGAGCAAATGGCAGGTGGCGCCCATACCACATGATCTTCAAGAGCGGCGGGTGGAAATCACCGGACCCATCAATAGCGCCAAGATGGTTATTAATATGCTCAACCCCTCTTCAGCTGGCTTCCCCGCTGACATGGCGATGCTCGACTTTGAAGACTCCATGTGCCCGACCTGGGAGAACGTTCTCAGTGGAGTTCGTAACTATATAGGTGTGGCCCATAGAGATCTCACTTTTCAGCAAGGACAGAAGACCTACAGCTTAGAAAAAACCAACACCGCTCACCCTATGGTGCGCGTGCGAGGTCTCCATCTGGATGAGGCCCACGTACTTGTCGATGGTGAAGCCATCTCCGCCGGCCTGTTTGACCTGGTCACGACCGCCTATCACACCGCCAAGGTGTTTCTCGCCGATGGAGTAACTCCGAAATATTATGTTCCAAAGTGTGAACACTTTCTCGAAGCCCGGTGGTGGAACAAACTCTTTCGCCAGACAGAGCTTTTGCTGGGACTTGAGCCCGGCACCTTGAGAGTGACGTTTCTGATCGAAACTTTGACCGCCGCCTATCAGATGGAGGAGATCCTCTACGAAATCCGCGAACGGGCCTGCGGCCTGAACGGCGGACGCTGGGACAAGATCTTTTCCGATATCAAAGTCTTAAAGAATCATGGGGACAGAGTTCTTGGTGATCGAGCCACTATCGACATGAAGCGAACCTGGATGGACAACTACGCCAAGAGGTTGATTAAGATCTGCCACCGCCACGGGGCCTTTGCCATGGGTGGCATGTCGGCCTTTACTCCCGGAAAAGATGAAAAAACGCGCAATTTCCAGACGGAAAAGGTCAGAGCCGATAAGGCTCGTGAGGCTGAAATTGGCCATGACGGCTGTTGGGTCAGTCATCCCTACTTTATTCCCATTGCTCGCGCAGAGTTTACCCACAAAAACCAACTTCATGTGCAACTGCCTGGTTTCCCCTATCGACCCAACCTTCTCCCCCAACCAATTGGGGCGAAAACCATCGAAGGATTAAGGACCAACCTGCGCGTGGGCATCGCTTATATGCAAGGGTGGAACGAAGGCCTGGGCTGCATTGCCTTTGAAAACCTCATGGAAGATTTGGCAACTCTGGAAATCAGTCGCGCCCAAACCTGGCAGTGGCTTCATCACCAAGTCACTCTCGATGGCGGCACCCAAGTGACTCCTGAATTGATCAAACGACTACTTCCCGAGGAGCTGCAGGTCATTTTGAGCCGCCTGCAAGACGAGGGCGTCCTGAGCGACGAGCTCACTCAACAATACGAAAGGGCAATGCAACAGGTTCAAGAATTGTTTTTGGAGAAAGACCTCTATGACTTTTTCACACTTCATCCACATGCACAAACTTACGCACCTCAAGGGGGCCAATATGAGACTCAATGCAAAGGAACTGCAACATCGTTGGATCGCCGATCCACGATGGAAGGGAATTCGACGCAACTATAGCGCCACGGATGTCACAAAGGTCGCAGGCAGCGTGAAGATCTCCTACACATTGGCCGAGCGGGGCGCAACCCGCCTATGGCAAATGCTTCAGGAGAAAGAAGCTGTCAGAGCCCTGGGTGCTCTCACCGGTAACCAGGCCCTGCAACAGGTAAAGGCCGGCCTTAAGGCCATTTACCTTTCCGGCTGGCAAGTGGCGGCGGATGCCAACTTGTCCGGCCAAATGTACCCTGATCAAAGTCTTTATCCTGCCAACAGTGTGCCTGCTGTGGTGAAGCGAATTAACCAAACTCTTTTGCGTGCCGACCAAGTGTACACCAGTGAAGGTCAGGAAGAAATTGACTGGCTGGCGCCAATTATGGCCGATGCGGAAGCCGGCTTTGGCGGCACTCTCAACGCCTATGAATTGATGAAGGCCATGATCGAAGCCGGAGCCTCTGGTGTACACTTTGAAGACCAATTGGCTTCAGAGAAAAAGTGTGGTCACTTAGGTGGCAAAGTATTGGTACCCACTTCCCAGTTTGTTCGCACTTTGACGGCGGCTCGCCTTGCGAGCGACGTACTCGACGTACCCACTGTATTGGTAGCACGTACGGATGCCGATGCGGCTCGCCTGATCACCAGTGACGTAGACTCCACCGACCATCCCTTTATCACTCAAAAGAGAACACCCGAGGGTTTTTACGGCATCACGGGTGGCATTGAAATGGCCATCGCACGCGGCAAGTCCTACGCTCCATATGCTGACCTGGTATGGTGTGAAACCTCAACACCTGACCTTCACGAAGCTAAGCGGTTTGCCGAAGGGGTTCGTTCGGTCTTCCCGGATAAACTCTTGGCCTATAACTGTTCGCCTTCGTTTAACTGGTCCAAGAAACTCGATGCCCACACAATTCGCAAGTTCCAGGATGAGCTCAATGCCATGGGATACAAGTTTCAGTTTGTGACCCTGGCTGGTTTTCATGCACTGAACTATTCCATGTTCAATCTTGCGACTGGCTACAGAGACGCAGGCATGGAGGCCTACTCTCAACTTCAAGACGCGGAATTTGCCGCCGAGCCTCAGGGCTACACGGCAACCAAGCATCAGCGCGAAGTGGGAACAGGCTACTTTGATTTGGTCTCCCAAGTGATCTCGGGAGGTCAGTCTTCCACATTGGCAATGAAAGGTTCTACCGAAGAGGCCCAATTCCAGCCTTCCTCGGAAGCGCCATTAGCGACCCTCTAATAATCGATGCGCTGTCCTCGGCCCTGACTCACCTCTGGGCCGGGGACTTTTTGCCTAGCTGGGATTGAGTACATCCGCCACTTCCACATAGCGATTCAAAAGCTGCATGAGAAGATTAAAGACCCCGTCCGGGTCTTTTTCGATTTGGTCACGCAGGCGCTCCGCCTGAGGCTGAAGCCCATGGCGGCGACCAAGATGATTGGCAATGTAAATGGAGACCTGGCGGAACTCCTCCCTTTCCTTCTTGTTGGAAGGTTCCATATTGATTTCCAAATTGGACCGGAACCGTGGCCTTTGCCAATAGGTGCGACCCTCTGCCGCCCTAACCACAGAAAAGAAATCAGTGGCGGCATCGACCCCCCAAAAGACTTTGAGGGCTTCCCAAATCCTCACCGCATGATCGAGCTGTTCTGACCATCCCTTGAGGGCCACATCAGAGATCTGTTTGAACTCATAGGCCAACTCCAGTTTGCCTTTGGAGACCAAGTACCAGTAACGGGGAATTCCCTGACTGCCGCCCTCTGTCTTCACTCGCAGAGCCTGGTCAAGAACCGTGTAATCCTTGAGCCTGGCCTGAAAGTAGGGGGCATCAAGAGCCAGTTGCTGAACCAACTCCACAGGGGCCTCACTGATTGGAATAAGATCCGTGCCTTCAAAGTCAAATCGGTCCTTTTCAGAGACCTTACCCACCGACTCTTTGGCCGCGCGTTTGAACTCCTTGTCCTTCGCCGAAAGAGCCTCTTTCAAAATCTTGGGCTTGTCGTAGGTCACACCCTTAAGGCCCGCCCGATAGGCATCGTACATCTCTTTTTGTGGAAAGCCCTTGTCCCCTGCTCGGCTAATGAGCAGAAGTCGGCCAAAATCGAGCAAGAAAGGCCCTCGTCCCACATCGTCCACATCGACCAGGACAAAACGCTTTTTACCGTGGATCCACACGTCAGCGAAGTTAAGCCCGTGAGGGTCTCCCACGATCCATCCCTCTGCCAGTAGTTCTTTGGAAAACAACTGACGAGCCCGGTGCCCCACCCACTTCCAATAGTGATAGGCATTGGCTCTTAAGCCCATAATCAGGCCCTGATCGGTGGCTCGCCAGTCGGCCTTAAAATAGGGCCGAGCTTTTACCTCGGTCCCGCAGCCTCCCACAGCCCAGGCCCGATGACCACCTAGAAAGGTCGCCACCACGAGCAGAAGGACTGAAATGGACCGAAGGGCTGGATGAGTCATGGGCAAGACATATTCAATTTGTGCGCCAAATCCAAGGACTTATACGTCCTTTGAAATTGTTCTTAAGCTCCATTCTGGCAAAACAGAGAGTGTCCTGCCCCAATTCGGCGCCTCTGTCGACAGAAGAGGAGTTATCATTCCCAGTGACAGGCTGGCCCGCCTGCCGCAATATTTGAGGTATAAACAAAAAGATCCCCCGTGAGGCAGATGTATGATGACCCTGACAAAAACTGTTGGCCTGTTGATTCTCAGTAACCTGTTTATGACCTATGCCTGGTATGGCCACCTAAAGGATAAATCCAAGCCACTAATGATCACCATTTTGCTTTCCTGGGGCGTGGCTTTCTTTGAGTACTGTCTTCAGGTACCGGCCAATCGCATAGGCCACGGTGTCCTCACCGCCCCGCAACTCAAAACTCTCCAGGAAGCTATCACCTTTGCCGTGTTTGCCCTGTTTAGTTATTTTTATTTGAAGGAGCGCCCCACTATCTATGACCATGCCTCGTTTGCCCTGATCATTGTGGCTGTCAGCATTAGCTTGTTTCAGCCGGCAAAATAAAAAAAAGGGGCCCGCTTGAACGGGCCCCGAAGAGGTCCTGTGGGAGGAACCAACTGTTACCAGGATGAAACCTGCAAACGCTGATCAAAGAACACGGAAGAGAGCGGATTCCCCGGGTTCTCAATCGATGCTGCGCGGACTCCGTCCTGACCGATTGCATACACAATGTTTTCCGCGAAAAAGCTGCGTCTCACGCCTGACGCCTGACCGCCTGACATATCCGTCATATCCAGTTCACCCGAAGGTTTGATGTCATTAGTTGTGACCTTGAACAAAAGAAGGGAGCTACGCTGCTGACCAGGAACATGCATCTCTTTACTGTCCCATGATCCACGAGCCGGACCTGAGCTGACCACACCACTGACTGGGATAGCTAGGATTCCCCGACTGCGGTAGAAGCTAAAGGCCTTGTGCTCATATGAGGCTTCGGAAGTAGCCTGAGGAGCAAACAACAAGCTCTTTACTTCACGAGGTTTTCGAAAGTTTTTTGTGTTAAAGATTGAAAGCTTAAGGCCCTTGGCACGGCCGGTGTTGGGATCGGCATCTTGACCAATGGCCAACAAGTGATTGTCATCCAGAATATGAATGTAAGTGGAAAAGCCAGGGATCTTAAGTTCTCCAACCGCACGCGGATTGCGAGGATTGGAAAGATCCAGGGTAAACAAGGGATCGACTTGGCGGAAAGTCACCATA
This is a stretch of genomic DNA from Pseudobdellovibrionaceae bacterium. It encodes these proteins:
- a CDS encoding CBS domain-containing protein, whose translation is MNKPTNVGDSMVSDPITIESNVGLLDAQEIMRAWGMRHLPVVEGEKLVGVLSDRDIYRAISLKKTNDLSVRDAMSEDPYVVQASETLATVAKAMAEHKFGCVVIEGSNKRVRGIFTTTDALYILSQLLHDPDDGKFRVMKLDEYLNSYQKMAV
- the aceB gene encoding malate synthase A, producing MNHKEELEILCLNPSDQELLPEPLLNHIVHLHRSLEKDRQLLLKRRHHQQQKFDQGELPQYVQDHPAQLSKWQVAPIPHDLQERRVEITGPINSAKMVINMLNPSSAGFPADMAMLDFEDSMCPTWENVLSGVRNYIGVAHRDLTFQQGQKTYSLEKTNTAHPMVRVRGLHLDEAHVLVDGEAISAGLFDLVTTAYHTAKVFLADGVTPKYYVPKCEHFLEARWWNKLFRQTELLLGLEPGTLRVTFLIETLTAAYQMEEILYEIRERACGLNGGRWDKIFSDIKVLKNHGDRVLGDRATIDMKRTWMDNYAKRLIKICHRHGAFAMGGMSAFTPGKDEKTRNFQTEKVRADKAREAEIGHDGCWVSHPYFIPIARAEFTHKNQLHVQLPGFPYRPNLLPQPIGAKTIEGLRTNLRVGIAYMQGWNEGLGCIAFENLMEDLATLEISRAQTWQWLHHQVTLDGGTQVTPELIKRLLPEELQVILSRLQDEGVLSDELTQQYERAMQQVQELFLEKDLYDFFTLHPHAQTYAPQGGQYETQCKGTATSLDRRSTMEGNSTQL
- the aceA gene encoding isocitrate lyase, with protein sequence MRLNAKELQHRWIADPRWKGIRRNYSATDVTKVAGSVKISYTLAERGATRLWQMLQEKEAVRALGALTGNQALQQVKAGLKAIYLSGWQVAADANLSGQMYPDQSLYPANSVPAVVKRINQTLLRADQVYTSEGQEEIDWLAPIMADAEAGFGGTLNAYELMKAMIEAGASGVHFEDQLASEKKCGHLGGKVLVPTSQFVRTLTAARLASDVLDVPTVLVARTDADAARLITSDVDSTDHPFITQKRTPEGFYGITGGIEMAIARGKSYAPYADLVWCETSTPDLHEAKRFAEGVRSVFPDKLLAYNCSPSFNWSKKLDAHTIRKFQDELNAMGYKFQFVTLAGFHALNYSMFNLATGYRDAGMEAYSQLQDAEFAAEPQGYTATKHQREVGTGYFDLVSQVISGGQSSTLAMKGSTEEAQFQPSSEAPLATL
- a CDS encoding DUF2252 family protein yields the protein MTHPALRSISVLLLVVATFLGGHRAWAVGGCGTEVKARPYFKADWRATDQGLIMGLRANAYHYWKWVGHRARQLFSKELLAEGWIVGDPHGLNFADVWIHGKKRFVLVDVDDVGRGPFLLDFGRLLLISRAGDKGFPQKEMYDAYRAGLKGVTYDKPKILKEALSAKDKEFKRAAKESVGKVSEKDRFDFEGTDLIPISEAPVELVQQLALDAPYFQARLKDYTVLDQALRVKTEGGSQGIPRYWYLVSKGKLELAYEFKQISDVALKGWSEQLDHAVRIWEALKVFWGVDAATDFFSVVRAAEGRTYWQRPRFRSNLEINMEPSNKKEREEFRQVSIYIANHLGRRHGLQPQAERLRDQIEKDPDGVFNLLMQLLNRYVEVADVLNPS
- a CDS encoding DMT family protein: MMTLTKTVGLLILSNLFMTYAWYGHLKDKSKPLMITILLSWGVAFFEYCLQVPANRIGHGVLTAPQLKTLQEAITFAVFALFSYFYLKERPTIYDHASFALIIVAVSISLFQPAK